The genomic segment GGGGCGGCCTCGGTCATCCCGTAGCCCTGGAGGAACGTGAGCCCCCGCGCCTGGTAGGCGGTGATCAGCGGAGTCGGCACGGGGGAGCCGCCGCAGGTGAGCGTGCGCAGGCTGGAGAGGTCCGCGTCGGCCCACCTCGGGTGCCTGGCCATCTGGTCGAACATGGCCGGTACGCCGAACATGAAGGTGATCGCGTGCCGTTCGACGAGGTCCAGCGTGGCACCAGGGTCGAAGGCCTCGGCCAGGACGCAGGTGCCGCCCTTGAGCAGCACCGGGAGCGTCAGCATGTTCAGCCCCGCGGTGTGGAAGAGCGGGGCGGAGACGAGAGCGCGCTCGCCGGCGGTCAGATCCTGGTCGACGAGGACGTTGACCGCGTTCCACGTCAGATTGGCGTGCGTGAGCATCGCGCCCTTGGGACGGCCCGTCGTGCCGGAGGTGTACATGATGACGCAGGTGTCGTCCGGATTGACGGGCTCGTCGAGGGGCTCGGCGGAGCCGGCGGCCAGCGCCCGCTCGTACTCCGGCCCGACCTCGACGTGCGTCCGGACGTCGGTGTCGTCCGGCAGCCCCGCCACCAGTCCGGCACATGACGGACCGTGGACGAGCGCCCTGGCGCCGGAGTCGGCGAGCTGGTAGGCGATCTCGGGGCCGGCCAGGCGGATGTTGAGGGGGACGAAGACCGCGCCGAGGAGGCCGGTGGCGAACAGCGTCTCCAGGTAGGAGGGGTGGTTCGGGCCGAGGTAGGCGACACGGTCCCCGCGCCGGATGCCCGCGGCGCGCAGGGCGTGGGCCAGACGGGTGGTGCGGGAGTGCAGCTCCGCGTAGGTGACGGTGACGTCGTCGTGCACCAGCGCGGGGCGGTGCGGGGTCTTGCGGGCCCGGCGCGCCGGCCAGGAACCCAGTCCCTCATTGCGCATCGGTCCGCTCCCGTCCGTCGTCGTGCCGGGCGGAGCGCGTGGGAGAGCACATGGGGCGCCCCTTCACGGTGTGGTGAGCCCGAGCAGGCGGGCGGCGTTCTCCTTGAGGATCTTCGGCCTGACCTCGTCCTTGATCGCCAGCTTGCCGAAGTCGGCGAGCCAGCGGTCGGGGGTGAGGACGGGGAAGTCGGAACCGAAGAGGACCTTCTCCTTGAGCAGCGTATTGGCGTACTGCACGAGCTGCGGCGGGAAGTACTTGGGCGACCAGCCGGACAGGTCGATGTGCACCCCCGGTTTGTGCGTGGCAACGGCGAGCGCCTCGTCCTGCCAGGGGAAGGACGGATGCGCGAGGATGATCTTCAGGTGCGGGAAGTCGGCGGCCACGTCGTCCACGTGCAGCGGGTTGGAGTACTTCAGGCGGATGCCGCCTCCGCCGGGGACGCCGGCGCCGATGCCGGTCTGCCCGGTGTGGAACAGGGCGATCGTCCCCGTCTCCTCGATGACCTCGTACAAGGCGTAGGCCACCGCACGGTCGTTGGGGAAGAAGCCCTGGATGCTGGGGTGGAACTTGAAGCCCTTCACCCCGTACTCCTCGACCAGGCGGCGGGCCCGGCGCACACCCGCCCTGCCGCGGAAGGGGTCGATGGAGGCGAAGGGGATCAGCACGTCCGCGTTGGCGGCGGCGGCCTCGGCGACCTCCTCGTTGGGGACCGGCTCGGTGCCGGTGGCGGACTCGGCGTCCACCGTGAAGATCACGGCGGCCATGTTCCGCTCGCGGTAGTACGCGGCCGTCTCCTCCAGGGTCGGCTTCCGCTTGCCCTCGACCTTGAAGTAGGCGGCGGAGGCGTCGTGCAGGTCGTCGTCCAGGGACACGTGCCCCTTCGACGACACCTCGGCGTGCGTGTGGACGTCGATCGCGGCCAGTTCCTCGACGTTCATCATGCCTCCGGGACCCTGGGCGCGGGGATGCCGACGGTCTCGGGTTCGGCGCCGACCGACGTGTGCCAGGCGTCGGCCAGCGCCTCGGGGCGCCAGCCGCCGTCGGCGTAGGCGGCCCTGATCTCCCGGGGGTGGGACCAGAGCGTGACCCGGTCGCCGCCGATGCCGATGCACTGGCCGGTCACGTCACGGGCCGTCCCGGAGGCGAGGAAGGGGACGAGGGCGGCGCAGTCCTCGGGGGTGCCGAAGCCTTCCCCCTTGCGCAGGAAGCCGGGCAGCGCTTCGCCGTTCCTCATGGCCTCGATGTACGGGGCGAAGGCGGGGACGGTCTCCGTCATCGCCGTGGCCGCGACGGGCACGATCGCGTTGACGGTGATGCCGGCGCGAGCCAGTTCCATGGACCAGGTGCGGGCCATGGCGGCGATGCCGGCCTTGGCCGCGGCGTAGTTGGTCTGGCCGAAGTTGCCGCGCTGCCCGGCCGGGGATCCGACCAGGATCAGGGTGCCGCCCCCGCCCTGTTCGCGCATGCGGACGGCGGCGGCCCGGGCGCAGGTGAAGGTGCCCTTGAGGTGGGTGGTGAGCACCGCGTCGAAGTCGTCGTCGGTCATCTTCCACAGCACCTTGTCGCGCAGGATGCCGGCGTTGGTGACGAGGATGTCGAGCCGGCCGAACTCGGTGACCGCACGGTTCACCAGCCGGTCGGCGGCCTCGGCCGTACCGACCGCGACGGCCTCGGCGACGGCGGTTCCGCCCGCTTCGGTGATCGACTTCACGGCCTGCACGGCCACGCTCTCGTCGATGTCGTTGACGACCACGGAGGCGCCGTGGGCGGCCAGAGCCCGCGCGTAGGCCAGGCCCAGGCCCCGGCCGCTGCCGGTGACGACGGCGGCCTTGCCGCTCAGATCGATCAGGTGCACAAGCGAGTCCCTTCACGGAGTGGTGCGGAGCGTGGAGACGCAGCGACTGCGCAATCGAAGCTAAGAGCAATGATTGTTGACGTCAATAGTTGTTCCCACTCGGCAAGGTGCGCGAGACTGCTCCCGTACGCCGCACACCC from the Streptomyces xinghaiensis S187 genome contains:
- a CDS encoding acyl-CoA synthetase, with the translated sequence MRNEGLGSWPARRARKTPHRPALVHDDVTVTYAELHSRTTRLAHALRAAGIRRGDRVAYLGPNHPSYLETLFATGLLGAVFVPLNIRLAGPEIAYQLADSGARALVHGPSCAGLVAGLPDDTDVRTHVEVGPEYERALAAGSAEPLDEPVNPDDTCVIMYTSGTTGRPKGAMLTHANLTWNAVNVLVDQDLTAGERALVSAPLFHTAGLNMLTLPVLLKGGTCVLAEAFDPGATLDLVERHAITFMFGVPAMFDQMARHPRWADADLSSLRTLTCGGSPVPTPLITAYQARGLTFLQGYGMTEAAPGTLFLDAEHAVSKAGSAGVPHFFSDVRVVRPDLTPVDAGETGEIVVRGPHVMPGYWGLPEETAAVFADGWFRSGDAARVDEDGYVYVVDRLKDMIISGGENVYPAEIENALLAHPDIVECAVIGVADEKWGEVPRAVVVPREGAVLDPGEVLGSLAGRLARYKIPKSVVIADELPRTASGKLLKPQVRSRFGNQPDVKDPT
- a CDS encoding amidohydrolase family protein produces the protein MNVEELAAIDVHTHAEVSSKGHVSLDDDLHDASAAYFKVEGKRKPTLEETAAYYRERNMAAVIFTVDAESATGTEPVPNEEVAEAAAANADVLIPFASIDPFRGRAGVRRARRLVEEYGVKGFKFHPSIQGFFPNDRAVAYALYEVIEETGTIALFHTGQTGIGAGVPGGGGIRLKYSNPLHVDDVAADFPHLKIILAHPSFPWQDEALAVATHKPGVHIDLSGWSPKYFPPQLVQYANTLLKEKVLFGSDFPVLTPDRWLADFGKLAIKDEVRPKILKENAARLLGLTTP
- a CDS encoding SDR family NAD(P)-dependent oxidoreductase — its product is MHLIDLSGKAAVVTGSGRGLGLAYARALAAHGASVVVNDIDESVAVQAVKSITEAGGTAVAEAVAVGTAEAADRLVNRAVTEFGRLDILVTNAGILRDKVLWKMTDDDFDAVLTTHLKGTFTCARAAAVRMREQGGGGTLILVGSPAGQRGNFGQTNYAAAKAGIAAMARTWSMELARAGITVNAIVPVAATAMTETVPAFAPYIEAMRNGEALPGFLRKGEGFGTPEDCAALVPFLASGTARDVTGQCIGIGGDRVTLWSHPREIRAAYADGGWRPEALADAWHTSVGAEPETVGIPAPRVPEA